One stretch of Planococcus sp. PAMC 21323 DNA includes these proteins:
- the ade gene encoding adenine deaminase: MNKTQLKNRIDAANQKRKVDLVIRNATIINVFTKTLTTGDVAVSDGTIVGIGNYKGVQEIDATGKYISPGLIDAHVHIESSMVTPQQFSKVVLPHGVTTVITDPHEIANVSGTIGLEFMLEDAESTLLDIKFMLPSCVPSTSFENAGAKLSAKDLEPFLQHKNVLGLAEVMDFPAVMRADETMLDKLMLSQQIDGHAAGLTELDINVYGTAGILTDHECVTKEEMMIRLERGMYVMLREGSVAKNLETLLEGVTEQNAHRCLFCTDDKHLDDLIEEGSIDFNVRTAIKQGISPITAISMASLNAAQCFGLRQKGAIAPGYDADFLMLDSLEDFIISSVYKSGQLVAENGKYVGSIQGKSDSLAVQDTVRIAKLTPTSFQIPMGNSRKAHVIGINPNNLITEHLILEVPQADGAFVSNIEKDFLKIAVIERHRATGNIGLGIVQGLGLKNGAIATTVAHDSHNIIAVGTTDKDIKMAVEAVQQINGGLVVVQNGKVLTTLSLAIAGLMSEESFEDVYRQLKKVDESLLRIGAPTHFNAFLTLSFLSLPVIPHLKLTDCGLFDVATFQHIKIAVDKE, translated from the coding sequence GTGAATAAAACTCAGCTAAAAAATCGAATCGATGCTGCCAATCAAAAAAGAAAAGTCGATTTGGTAATTCGCAATGCCACGATTATCAATGTGTTTACAAAGACGCTAACTACAGGAGATGTGGCAGTAAGCGATGGTACCATCGTCGGTATTGGTAATTACAAAGGGGTTCAAGAAATTGATGCAACTGGAAAATATATTTCTCCAGGCTTGATTGATGCACATGTTCACATCGAATCTTCCATGGTCACCCCTCAACAGTTTTCAAAAGTTGTCCTGCCACATGGCGTCACGACTGTCATCACAGACCCACATGAAATTGCAAATGTCAGCGGAACAATAGGGCTCGAATTTATGTTAGAAGATGCTGAATCAACCTTACTCGACATCAAATTTATGTTGCCGTCTTGTGTTCCCTCTACTTCATTTGAAAATGCAGGGGCAAAACTTTCAGCTAAAGATTTAGAGCCTTTTTTACAACACAAAAATGTTCTTGGATTAGCAGAAGTTATGGATTTTCCAGCCGTTATGCGAGCAGATGAAACAATGCTCGATAAGTTGATGTTGAGTCAACAAATTGACGGACATGCTGCGGGGCTTACCGAACTTGATATTAATGTTTACGGCACTGCCGGAATCTTAACCGACCACGAATGCGTGACGAAAGAAGAAATGATGATACGCCTCGAGCGCGGTATGTATGTCATGCTTCGTGAAGGTTCTGTTGCTAAAAATTTGGAAACTTTGCTAGAAGGAGTAACAGAACAAAATGCTCATCGCTGTTTGTTTTGTACCGACGACAAACACTTAGATGATTTAATTGAAGAAGGTAGCATAGACTTTAATGTTCGCACTGCTATTAAACAAGGTATTTCTCCGATTACCGCTATTTCTATGGCTAGTCTCAATGCGGCACAATGCTTTGGCTTGCGACAAAAAGGGGCTATTGCTCCCGGCTACGATGCCGATTTTTTAATGCTGGATAGTCTCGAGGATTTTATCATTTCATCCGTTTATAAAAGCGGCCAGTTAGTAGCTGAAAACGGCAAATACGTCGGCTCTATTCAAGGAAAGAGTGATTCATTAGCCGTCCAAGATACGGTTCGTATCGCAAAATTAACTCCTACTAGTTTTCAGATTCCGATGGGTAATAGCAGAAAAGCCCATGTGATCGGCATCAATCCTAATAATCTCATTACGGAGCATTTGATTTTAGAAGTTCCCCAAGCTGACGGCGCGTTTGTTTCCAATATAGAAAAAGATTTTTTAAAAATTGCTGTGATTGAACGACACCGGGCTACTGGCAATATTGGTTTAGGCATTGTTCAAGGTCTTGGGTTGAAAAATGGAGCGATTGCTACTACAGTTGCACATGATTCGCATAATATTATTGCTGTTGGCACAACCGATAAAGATATTAAAATGGCAGTTGAAGCAGTTCAGCAAATTAATGGTGGACTAGTAGTTGTACAAAATGGAAAAGTTTTAACAACTCTTTCTTTAGCCATTGCCGGATTAATGTCCGAAGAGTCCTTCGAAGATGTTTATCGTCAGTTAAAAAAAGTTGATGAAAGTCTTTTGCGAATTGGAGCACCTACTCATTTTAATGCCTTTTTAACACTGTCTTTTTTGTCTTTACCCGTAATCCCTCATTTAAAATTAACCGACTGTGGATTGTTTGATGTAGCAACTTTCCAGCATATCAAAATTGCTGTCGATAAAGAGTAA